The genomic window GTAGGAATCTCAATCTAAAGCATAAACTCTACAAAGACCAAAAATTCCtattcatattttattcatCCATATCATAAAACAATTCATATATTATCATCCTTACTGAAAAATCTCAAATTGAACTCTTTTGTCCTACTTTTTGTTCTTGCCtgtaaaactaacaaaaaaagaCAAAAGCTCATACCATtggaaaataaaagataaaaatttaaaaaagtaaaaagtggCGTCAAAGGCATAAAAATAGGATTTGAAAagtgtaaatattttttcaaaaagaaagaatattcGAATAAGATAAAAAGGACCCGAATTCTATGGGCTTGGTTTAGAAAATTACTAgaagattaattaaaaaaaaattaattaattgattaacaagtcattgttttgaaaaaattgaaaaaacaaagaaaaaaattaggtaGGTTTCTGAAGTTGGTTGTTGTTTAGGTACAACATATAAAGAGTAGGGTATCCAacactcaaaaaaaaaacataacataaacgTTACACTACACTCTCCTAGTAGAACTTAGTATCTATcgccaacaacaacaacaaaaaacaacccttgtattttgtttttgtttctctctCACTACCATGGATTCTGATTATGGTATTCCAAGAGAACTCTCAGATCTTCAAAAGCTTAGATCTTTATATCAACCTGAACTACCACCTTGTCTACAAGTGAGTAATTACTAAAAAAGTTTATGTTTTTGTGTGATTTAGATCTTGGGGTTTAATGGGTTTTgacaaagttttgatttttgatatgggttttgaatttgaatgacATGGGGTTgacttgtttttttttgttgtttttgttttaagatttataaagttttgatttttggtttgttttttatttgggtGATGAATTTGAATTAATGGGGTTGATTAATTTGGTTACTATTTTTGGTGATGCAGGGTACAACTGTTAGGGTTGAATTTGGTGATGCAACCACAACTGCTGACCCTTCTGATGAACCTTCTATAAGTAGATCTTTCCCTAATACCTATGGACACCCTTTGGCTCATTTTCTTAGGGCTACTGCTAAAGTTCCTGATGCTCAGATCATAACTGAACACCCTCCTATTAGgttagtttttgttttgttttgttgatttttccTATGCATTGTTGTGAATCTGTTTGatttgtttggtttgatttgatttgaatcTAACaagttttgttgttgttttaggGTTGGAATTGTTTTTTGTGGAAGACAATCTCCCGGTGGACACAATGTTATTTGGGGTCTTCACTCTGCTCTCAAGATTCACAATCCTAACAGTGTTTTGCTTGGATTTCTTGGTAATTTGCATGACCGATCTTAACTTCAATTTTTGATTACTTTGATGGATATCCCTTTATCTTATAATATGCAATGTACTGTATTGGCGTATTTAGATTTGTTCCGATCAAACTTCTCGTGCTCGAAGACTAAATTtaccatgatttttttttttaaaaactatgtatgtttggattggcGGTGAGTTTGACAGCAGTGAATCATTGTGATTTTGGCTAAAGCTACACTTTAGAGCTTCAACAAATTCACTGTGAAACTCACTGTGGTTCCTAATGTGCACAAACGGGAGAATTTTGCTAACCCACGGCATCACTGTGTTAATTATATTGACAGTGAAATACATATATTTGCTAGAAAACCGACTAACTAGGTCTTCAtgatcatttttcttttctccagGTGGTTCAGATGGTCTATTTGCTCAGAAAACATTGGAGATAACTGAAGATGTTCTCTCCACATACAAAAATCAAGGTTGATTGTGGCAAAATAAGTCATTGTTATGTTTAGTCAATCAGTTATCTCTCGATACTTTTTTAACTCTTTTTAATCGTACTGTTGCTGTTCTTTGTTAGGTGGTTATGATTTGCTCGGACGGACGAAAGATCAAATTAGGACCACAGAACAAGTTAATGCTGCACTTGCTACATGCACCAATTTGAAACTTGATGGTCTTGTCATCATTGGAGGTATACATCTTAGTTCTTTCTCGATCATCACGTATGGTTACAGTCACATCTTTAAAGGTGTTTCTAAATGCTAAGTTGTATTTTATTTCAGGTGTGACATCAAACACAGATGCTGCACAACTTGCAGAAACATTTGCTGTTGCAAAATGCCCCACAAAGGTATGTTACCAATCATTATGGGAATATCTTATTACCATAGTTATAATATGATGTATTAATTTATCTGTTTTACCTTATATTATATTGTACAATCTTCAGTAATAATTTACTGATCATTTTTGTGGGATTCTACAGGTGGTTGGTGTTCCTGTGACTTTGAATGGAGATCTTAAAAACCAGTTTGTGGAAACAAATGTTGGTTTTGATACAATTTGTAAGGTATTTTTCTATCAGGATGAGAACTCTTGTTTAAACATTATTCAATTAACATGGGATCGAGCTCAATATATTTGGTCTACCTTATGCTTCATATAGAAAATTGGATGTTACTGTGAAGCTGATTACGTGTTTTTTTGTGTTTACTTAGGTGAATTCTCAGCTCATCAGCAATGTCTGCATTGATGCTCTCTCGGCAGAGAAGGTATGGAGTCTAACATCCTTGCGAATACATATGaacacattttattttgatttttgaagtaCCTTTTCTGATTAAGTTTTCTTTTGCTAGTATTACTATTTCATTCGTCTTATGGGACGCAAGGCATCACACGTTGCTTTGGAATGCACTCTTCAGTCACATCCAAACATGGTATGTATTACTGTTCATTTATTTCTGACTGATTGTGGCATTGCGCTATTGTTTGATGCTGACAAACTATTCTTTACTATTGCTCTATGCAGGTAATTCTTGGCGAGGAGGTTGCTCAATCAAAGCTTACCCTTTTTGAAATTTCACGAAAGATTTCTGATGCAGTTCAAGCTAGAGCAGAACAAGGTTTGAATTTTCTGAATTTCATCTTCCCCgtcttcaaattttattttttttggttttttgagATCTGACTTCACATTCCTATGTTTTTGCTTAGACAAATATCACGGAGTAATTCTCATTCCAGAAGGTCTGATTGAGAGCATTCCTGAAGTGTATGCACTTTTGAAGGTAAACCTTCTTCCTCAACAGTATGCTATCATCCGATTTCAAAACAATATGAAACTTTTGAATATTACGAGTATTCATTGATGTATATTTCTTAAAACCATTTGAGGCTGTTGAAGCTTCAGAAAGTGAGCGTTTAATTAAGTGCTCATTGTCttagtgtttatgtataagctacttctaaaataaaagataaaataaagtcataCTGCTAtcgtataagctataagttgtttccataagctatcATGGAAAGCTTATGGTAATAAGCTGAAAGAAGCTTCTGGATATGTTATAAGCTTAACACAGTTTCTCACAAATGCTTATgctagtagataagctcaaataagccaatccaaatagcttattaaaaaaaaaccaatccaaataggGCCCTTTGTCATTGATATTAGCTGTTGGCAGTATAGTATTGTTTTGTCTATTATGAAGATGATAAAGGATGAAACCTAATCCATTCTTTTCGTATCGTCTATTATGAAGATGATAAAGGATGAAACCTAATCCATTCTTTTCGTAAAATCTTTCGTTTCTCAGGAAATTCATGGTTTACTCCGACAAGGTGTTGAAGCTGAAAAGATATCTCATCAGCTTTCACCATGGGCTTCTGCTTTATTCGAATTTCTACCACCATTTATTAGGAGACAGGTATACtagtttttatttatgaaatctGTCCTCGAGTCAAGTTTGTTCTAAAGAGCACAGCAGATAATCTAACCGTGAACTTTCATTGTTGCAGCTGCTCCTTTACCCCGAGTCAGATGACTCAGCACAGTTGTCTCAGGTAATAATCATCAGATTATTTGCTGTTCATATGAATTGCTTGAATTTCAGTTCCTTCATTCATGTCTTTGTTCTCTCTTCTTTGCAATGCGTTGCAGATCGAGACTGAGAAACTTCTTGCATACCTTGTGGAAGTAGAGATAAACAAGCGTCAGAAAGAAGGCATTTACAAGGGAAAGAAATTCAATGCGATTTGCCACTTTTTTGGATATCAAGCTCGAGGATCCCTTCCATCAAAGTTTGACTGTGACTATGCATATGTATGCCGATTTAGTTGCCTTGGATTAGCATATGTTAAAATTAGCATCAATGTTTGATTCTCTTGTAGTAACTTGTTGATATTATTGCAGGTTCTTGGACACGTCTGCTACCATATACTGGCTGCTGGTTTGAATGGATACATGGCAACTTTAACTAACTTGAAGAATCCTGTAAACAAGTGGAAATGCGGCGCTGCTCCAATTTCAGTATGTTTCTCTctttttcgtatttttttgcTTATCTCCAATGTTTAATGGTGTTATTCATGATGgtattatataataaatcaacTTTGTTGAtgttagagattttttttatagttgtgtTTTTGCAATGAACTTAGGCTATGATGACGGTGAGTCGCTGGTCTCCAAATCCTGGAGCCACATCAATCGGAAAACCTGCTATCCATCCAGCTACTGTGGATTTGAGAGGCAAAGCTTATGAGTAAGACTTCTTGTCATGTCttatgtatatattattatgcTTGCATGTGAAATAAAAGGCGTAACTATTTACAACTCATATTGACCGGTTAGTTTATATACTTCGGCCCTGTTTGGATGAACAACTTACTTAAGCGATTATTATATAAGTGGTTATCtgtaagctatttctataacaaaagataaaataaaactattttaatacAATCCATTAGTTGTTCTCACAAGCTATtatggagagcttatggaattaagttgaaaacaacttattgaCATTTTATAAGCTATGTTATAAGCCGCCTTCGTAAGTTTTCCCAAACAGTCTCAAAAGTGCTTATGCCAGTAGATAAACTCCAAATCAAGTCCAAACGTGCTCTTTGATTTATCGTTTATACTTCATTCATACTTGCTCCTTTCCTCTCTATAATATGCacacttttgtttttctctaaAATTTCCTAGTCATATTTCTTGGTCGTTAGGGTACTGATGCATGTTATTGATTGCAGGCTGTTGCGTAAAAATGCGACAAGCTTTCTCATGGACGATATTTATAGAAATCCAGGTCCACTTCAGTTTGATGGTCCTGGTGCAGATGCCAAGCCGATAACACTTAATGTCGAAGACCAGGACTACATGGGTCGCATTAAGAAACTTCAGGAGTACCTTGAACAGGTCTTTACAAACAGCGATTCAATTGTATCTTAGCATAATGTTACTGTTATATCTATGTTTCTTATCGAAATTTTTCCTTGTTTCTAGGTACGAACCCTTGTAAAGCCAGGGTGTCCTCAAGAGGTTCTGAAAGCGGCTTTGAGTGTGATGGGGTCCGTTACCGAAGTTTTAACTGCCATGTCATCATCTGCCGGCAACGTATCATCTCTCTAAGTGTGACTCATGAAAGTTGTATTCTTTATCGGAATCTTTTGGcataacatttttgtttttttgttttgaacatCTAGCCGTCTAAGTAGTTAATGGTTGAGAAATAAAGTATTAGAGGAGACATGATGCATGTCGACATGGGATTTGTTAGATTACTTTATTCAAAGTTTTGGTTCCAtccatttttatatataataactaagtGATGAGTGATTATTTAGTGCCATTTGACAAAATATTGTGTGCATGAGTTGAGTGTATTTGATCATAATCTTACTTTTTGTTTACATTAAGcctttgtttatttttgttgagtTCATAGTTTGAGGTATAATATGAGATTTGAAACTTTGAAAGAGTGTTTAATTATGAACATGGTTTTCTTGAATGAAGTTTCAACCATAATAGTATTCAAATACAGGGATAAAAACTAGAATGTGGTATTAAAAACCATGGATAGCGTGTTGTGCATTTTTCTAAAGgtaggaagaaaaaaatagttacAAGTGCAATGATTCAATGTGCATATTTCAATGTTTTAGTGCTGATGATGGTGGTCaattactaataattaaattattttcaaagtGCTTATTCACTTTTAGGCTAAATGGTGTATGACTTAGTCTCGTTCTACAAATCACTTTTTAGATCATCattgaattgaataattgatatatctgGTCAAATTAGGTCAAATATATCAAACATAATATTGGAACCTTAGCCATTATAAGAGCAACTTTAAAATTGGTTTTGGGAGAAGTTTAAATGAATCATATACCAATTTGATCCTTTACTCTAATCTCGCATCATATTCCAAAGGAAGCCACACATTTCTCATCCTAGCTAGCTAGATTACATGAAGAATTTGGAAAGAAACAACTTGTTAGCATATGTTCTCAATGAAACTGACATTACTTGGCATATGCTCTTTCTTGTACACCACTTAATTACTGAATCATAATACACAAGTATatacttttttgacaaaataatatacaagtatttaataaaaagagaGGCATTGGGAAAAACTATAAAATTATACGATAATTAAAGGTTCAACAAAATCAACTCGATTAAAAAGCAAGAACTTCCCAATTATTTAAATAACTCaactacattttttaaatatttatacaaCTCATCAAAAACTCTCAAATGTTTTTGAAAGTAtagtttaatttattgtttttcattGATTCAATGCCACCAAATCCAATTAGAAATGTTCATATGACTCACACAAACAAATCGGAAACCatgaagaaacaaagaaaaacaagtgATGTTCATGCTCTAAATATCTGTACAAATGTTATTTGAGTCTTGAGGTCTGTCCTAACTCTGATGAACACCATAATCCAAGTCACCTTACTCTTGGAAATGGTTTCCGGTAAAGAAAAGGATCAGTCTAAACTTATTCTCATATTCGCATGCAATTTGAgtgaataaattttattttcttgagaagaaaattctatttattttttatattttatttattaaaaataacaataaaaacaaaaaacaaaccaaaatgatgAGATTTTAATCCAAAGCCCAATCCACTTTCTTTTGAAGAGGCCCATtcattattcattaaaaaaaaagttttctctcccgacctccgtgtttcttttatacgtcctgaattttcaattttgtcctttcaaaaaatttcggttagaaaccgaaatttttttgtcttgaaaataaatttcaatttctaaaaatcaaaatttattctGAATTTGCATTAGAAAAAATTCgatttatacgaaccgaataTTTCTGCAagagtaaaattaaaatattgggAGTATAAAATACTCACGGCTacggagagaaaacatcttaaaaaaaaaaataaacatccGAACAAACCAACAAACGCAGATAACTGCCCGGAAAGCGTTACCGGAGTTGATCGTCGGCCACCGTAGACCGCAGTTAACATCAATGGCAGATAATGATCGAGAGTTAGCAATGCCAAGAGACGCaaagattttgaaaaatttgttgAAATCAATGGGAGTGGAAGATCATGAACCTTGTGTTATAAACAAGTTTCTAGAACTATGGTATCGTtatgttgttgatgttttaaCAGATGCGCAAGATTATTCAGAACATGCGGGTAAATCTACAATTGATTGTGATGATGTTAAACTTGCTGTTCAATCTAAGGTTAACTCTAGTTTCTCTCAACCACCCCCTCGTGAGGTAATTCATATGATCATTAACTTAGCATTGTTAATGTTATTGTCCAAAGTTTAGATTTTGTTTCATGTCTAGAATAATGGAAAATTAATTGGATATTATTCGGTAGAATGGAATTTAGGCCTAACTTAATCCTACAAAACCAACGAAACATGAACACTCCTCACATTAGCCGTGTcgcgtgtcggacaagtgtcggttatgtcattttctcaaaattattatcggtgttgaAGTGttagtgtctgtgcttcatagaaggtgaggattgcccccACTTGTAAACATATtttcaggccatctctcaatcAATGTGAAACTCTTAACACACCACCTtgcgcccaacactattgggcttgctgcgcggatataaatggtgggtgaccAGATAGAGGAAACTTGATAATATGTTGTGTGACTGTGAAGAGGCTCCGATaacatcttagaattgagagagATTGCCCTCACTTGTAAACGTATTTTCAGGCCATCTTTCAACCAATATGGAACTCTTaacaattatgttatttttactaCGGAATTTAgtagtgttgtcaaatagtggatAAAGCGTCCGTTAGGCCTAGCTTAGCTGGCAATGGTGAGATTGTTAGGCTGGACATTTTATGTGGTTACCAGGATTCAAACCCGAGATCTTCTCTTTTGTGTGTATGAGTTTTCGGGTGGTGCTCGTCATTTCGTGTCctgcaaaaataataataattgatacAGCCGCTTTAGAATGTTATAGTGTATTAGAATTTTAACAAAATGCTATTTAGTAAAAAGTGTTGTGATTATTGTTAAATAAGTGAATAACGGTTGTAGCAACACCATAGCACGATAGCGtaacaaaatttgaacaaactgatATTTTGTACTAAAGATTAGCATAAGGctattttgtactaaataggaGATATAATGGTGCTATAATGCTATATCATAGAGGAACTTAACAAACCATTATTGTTATGGAATACACGAGCATTATAGCaaagcagaatttgaacaaactggtCTTTTAGGTTGTTTTGTTGAGTGTAAGATTGCAAGTGCCGATTTAGTATGAGAGGTTGGCTTGTATATCTAAAGATTAGAGTATGCTGCATCTGTAATTTGTGCAAAACTCACTAAAGGACTAAAATTTGTAGAATTCTGTAACgttctaaaattaaaatgaatcatATGTTATATTAGATAAAGTAAAAGTTTCAGTTCCCATGCTACTGCTACATAGTCTTGAGCACttggtttgttttttcttcatgtCTTCTTTCTCTTCTGTGGCTGTAGGCTATAGCTTTCTAGGCCCCCACTCTTATATTGTAGTATTACTACAAGCTAGCAGAAATTAGTTGTTTAGGAATTATGGCTGAGATTGTCATTTGGTTTGACAAGATTATGCGTTGAAGTTACAATTATCTAGAAAGTAGAAACCAATTGCTGAGTATCATTTTGTTGGTGCAGTAATAACCTTGTTAGGCAGTTTTTGATCTCAATATCTTGATCTCAAATTAACAGTTGTGAtcagttaaaagttaaaactgaTTTTGTTATTATGTAATTTAAAGCGTTCGATCTAAAATTAACAGCCAAGATCATTTACTATGTGAAAACATGTGTTTTTCCCACCGTAGGGAATCCTTATCCATTCTCTTTTAGCAATAATAAGTTATCTTGAAAGATAATATGCTGAATGTGATCACTTTCCAGGTTCTTCTAGAGTTGGCTCATAATCGCAACAAGATACCATTGCCAAAGAATATTACTGGACCTGGTTTTTCTCTTCCACCTGATCAGGACACATTAATGTGTCCCAACTATCAATTTGCAATTCCAAACAAAAGGTCGGCTGAATCTATAGAAGATACAGAGGATGAAGAAACTGTCAATCCCAACCCTTCACAGGAAGAGCAGACAGATATGCAATTGAATCTTCATCATGAAAGAGTGTCATTTCCTCTAACCAAACGCCAAAAGGATTAATTTTACACCTCATTTGCTGCTAATGTTTAATTTAGTCTAGCTTGTAGCCTCATTTGTAATTGTTGCACTACAATGGTAGTAACACAAAAGGGATTGTGGTGTTAGTATTTCATTTTAGCTTGATTAGTTATTATCTTCCTCTGTACAATCTTGCCGAAATTCAGCTTCTAAAAGGGAATCAATTTATTATCTTCCTTAGTCTTGAAAAAAGGAAACTGTGTCTGTGATAGAAcagtttaaaattataatagaaATACAAACTCTTTTTTAAAAGCAATAGTGTTTGTACAATCCAAAGGGTTGTTACACCAAATACACCAAATTGTAGCTAACAAAATTAAGTATCTAATCTTATTGGTTTTCCTTCCTTTCAACAATTTTCCAAAGCTAACATAATGATGGACCGCTTCATAGTTGCTTTGATGTACAGCGCCTAACCATTTGAGCGCATAAGTTTGAGATTTGTCTGCAGGTAAAACATAGGCAAGTAACAGATTCTGGATAGCCATGACAGATTGCACAGCTGATATTAGTAGGATCACTAATCACGCCTCTGAACACTAGCACATCATGCGGAGGCAATCTGTCATGTCAAACAATAACCTCCAACCAAACACATCGATTTTTTATAGCACGCAGTCTTCCAAAGTTCGCGAAGGGCTGTTCTGAGTTCCGGTTCAGTAGTGCATGAATTAACACTATCTTGCAAACAATTATAACACGATTTGACAGTAAATGATTTGGAATCTGGCTCCAGCTATCAACACTTTACCAGAGTCGCTCCATCCATCCAACACTATCTGCAGATCCCGCAATTTCAAAGCTTCCACAACCCCACATTTCCAGCCCAAGACCAGTCCCAAACCCACTTATCTAAATGCCAAAAACCAGATTCTGCGATAGTCATTCTTCGATCAGATTTTGTCGCATAGAGATATAGAAATAATTCACAAAATGGCTCATCACCTAACCACTTGTCCCTCCAAAAATCAATTTCCTTTGCATTTCACAACTTGCAACTGATATTGTCAGTGAACTACCATCACTCAATCTTCTCTTATTGCTCTTTTGAGTGGAACTTACAAACTGCACCTCAATTGATAAATGAGAAAAAACTAATTAGATAATAAACTAGAATGGAAAACGTCactgaaaattaataaaagaaagacATTGCTTTTCTATTCGACCTGACATTGCTTTTCTAAACAACCACATGCTTATGATCAAGATATCATGATAGTTTAGTGACAAATTTGGTGAagatgaaaataaaacaaatttagcataataaataaaaggattGAATAAAACATTGAATAAGATGCAATgcatatttgtttatttatttataacttcAGTCAATATCCATATGCAACTCCTCTGTTCAGTTTGTCTAAAGAAAAATCTGAGTCAAGCATATTATAATTTAGATTGATCAGATacatttggtctatattatacatcaaatacattatttattcaataaatctaaaaaagtaAAGTGTTTCTAATAAACCGAAGGgacatttttaaaatagagcTGTACCGTATGGTTTATTAGAACCGAAGGgacatttttaaaatagagcTGTACCGTATGGCAATTCTGTCCACACTGTACAAACACGCTTGGTTTTTCGAACTATACTTCTTCATCAGAAAAAGAAGCCACTATCGATGATGCCTTAAGATTGTAAATCTTATGTGATAATTTAACAAATAAAGGCatgcttaaaaaataaaaaaaattacacgagCCATGTATTGGAGAGGGCCAAATTTGAATTCTGTAATTCTACCAGAGATTCCACCCCCTACCACATTCATTCTCCACAGTTCCACTGCTCCCAAATAGACATTTTTAATGTAGTAATCTGTTACAAACTGTTGAAAATTGTCAAAACTGAAAGCCAAGAAGCTGGAAATTACGGATCTGGATTGCCTGCGGTCTCAATCCACCGCAGACATGCAGTTGGATGAATCACCACCATTCGTACACAACCGACAGCCCGTACCATAAATACAACAAATCGCTATCAGTGGTCATGATCTTCCCACACCAGTCACTTTTCGGCTGCTGAGAATCAATTTTGGGAAATTGTATACTACATTATTGAGTTCCCAATATATCATCCAAAATCCGGATTGGTCCCATATGACCCAAGTTACTAAAGAAGCCTCGAACTAACACATTCCAAGTGGCAATATTGGGAAAGATTCCCTTTTTCAACATTTCATGAAGATACACGATAGCCTCTTCTGTGCCTAACCAATTACAGATACCCCACAAAACAATAGTATGTGTTATTATGTCTGCACAAAACTCCTTCTCAGCAGTAATATTGTCCAAAACTCGGATAGCAGTTCTAACCTTCCCCAACTTACAATATGCATTAACAGTTATATTAACCGTAATGTCATCTGGTTTTACCCCCTTTACCAACATTTTTCCCAAAAGCTGCAAAACCTGTTGATTCATTCCTTGAAAAGATAAACCATACATGATAGTGTTGTAAGTGACTAAATTCAATTCCACCTCTTTTTCTTCCA from Trifolium pratense cultivar HEN17-A07 linkage group LG1, ARS_RC_1.1, whole genome shotgun sequence includes these protein-coding regions:
- the LOC123884861 gene encoding pyrophosphate--fructose 6-phosphate 1-phosphotransferase subunit alpha is translated as MDSDYGIPRELSDLQKLRSLYQPELPPCLQGTTVRVEFGDATTTADPSDEPSISRSFPNTYGHPLAHFLRATAKVPDAQIITEHPPIRVGIVFCGRQSPGGHNVIWGLHSALKIHNPNSVLLGFLGGSDGLFAQKTLEITEDVLSTYKNQGGYDLLGRTKDQIRTTEQVNAALATCTNLKLDGLVIIGGVTSNTDAAQLAETFAVAKCPTKVVGVPVTLNGDLKNQFVETNVGFDTICKVNSQLISNVCIDALSAEKYYYFIRLMGRKASHVALECTLQSHPNMVILGEEVAQSKLTLFEISRKISDAVQARAEQDKYHGVILIPEGLIESIPEVYALLKEIHGLLRQGVEAEKISHQLSPWASALFEFLPPFIRRQLLLYPESDDSAQLSQIETEKLLAYLVEVEINKRQKEGIYKGKKFNAICHFFGYQARGSLPSKFDCDYAYVLGHVCYHILAAGLNGYMATLTNLKNPVNKWKCGAAPISAMMTVSRWSPNPGATSIGKPAIHPATVDLRGKAYELLRKNATSFLMDDIYRNPGPLQFDGPGADAKPITLNVEDQDYMGRIKKLQEYLEQVRTLVKPGCPQEVLKAALSVMGSVTEVLTAMSSSAGNVSSL
- the LOC123884889 gene encoding transcription initiation factor TFIID subunit 9-like, producing MADNDRELAMPRDAKILKNLLKSMGVEDHEPCVINKFLELWYRYVVDVLTDAQDYSEHAGKSTIDCDDVKLAVQSKVNSSFSQPPPREVLLELAHNRNKIPLPKNITGPGFSLPPDQDTLMCPNYQFAIPNKRSAESIEDTEDEETVNPNPSQEEQTDMQLNLHHERVSFPLTKRQKD